From the genome of Streptomyces sp. NBC_01116, one region includes:
- a CDS encoding response regulator transcription factor, which yields MTRVLVVEDEESFSDALSYMLRKEGFEVAIAATGPDGLDEFERNGADLVLLDLMLPGLPGTEVCRQLRSRSNVPVIMVTAKDSEIDKVVGLEIGADDYVTKPFSSRELVARIRAVLRRRGEPEEVTPAALEAGPVRMDVDRHVVTVSGGKVDLPLKEFDLLEMLLRNAGRVLTRMQLIDRVWGADYVGDTKTLDVHVKRLRAKIEPDPGAPRYLVTVRGLGYKFEP from the coding sequence GTGACCCGAGTGCTTGTCGTCGAGGATGAGGAATCCTTCAGCGACGCCCTGTCCTACATGCTGCGCAAGGAAGGTTTCGAGGTCGCCATCGCGGCGACCGGTCCCGACGGGCTGGACGAGTTCGAGCGCAACGGCGCCGACCTGGTCCTGCTCGACCTGATGCTGCCCGGCCTGCCCGGCACCGAGGTGTGCCGCCAGCTCCGCAGCCGCTCCAACGTTCCGGTGATCATGGTCACCGCCAAGGACAGCGAGATCGACAAGGTCGTCGGGCTGGAAATAGGAGCCGACGACTACGTCACCAAGCCGTTCTCCTCCCGCGAGCTCGTCGCCCGCATCCGGGCCGTCCTGCGCCGCCGCGGAGAGCCGGAGGAGGTCACCCCGGCCGCCCTGGAGGCGGGCCCGGTCCGGATGGACGTGGACCGGCACGTGGTCACCGTCTCCGGCGGCAAGGTCGACCTCCCGCTCAAGGAGTTCGACCTGCTGGAGATGCTCCTGCGCAACGCGGGCCGGGTGCTGACCCGGATGCAGCTCATCGACCGGGTCTGGGGAGCGGACTACGTCGGCGACACCAAGACCCTCGACGTCCACGTGAAGCGCCTGCGCGCCAAGATCGAGCCCGACCCGGGAGCCCCGCGCTACCTCGTCACCGTGCGGGGCCTGGGCTACAAGTTCGAGCCGTAG
- a CDS encoding sensor histidine kinase, translated as MDVNAAVAAAAAIAGLLTGVIAMLAFRWSERDLKRPTRTSLRPDGNAALPPGVDTVLSVLSSSAVVLDESDGVVKASSAAYALGLVRGGRLAVEPMLNMARDTRRDGEIRQGELDLPRRGTGRGDTLAVSARVAPLGSRLVLLLVEDLTEARRIEAVRRDFVANVSHELKTPTGALSLLSEAVMDASDDPEAVERFAGRMQIEATRLTNLVQELIDLSRVQNDDPLEDAEPVKVETLVAEAIDRCRQQAGSKQITMASAGAEGLTVWGNRGQLVGALGNLVENAVNYSPAHTRVGIAARRMASPGGDLIEIAVTDQGIGISEKDRERVFERFYRVDPARSRATGGTGLGLAIVKHVAASHGGEVTVWSSEGQGSTFTLRLPESGAVRERTTGGPLIVNGDDKGPYETDTFDPFPAPEALP; from the coding sequence ATGGACGTGAACGCGGCGGTCGCCGCAGCTGCAGCGATCGCCGGGCTGTTGACCGGTGTGATCGCCATGCTGGCGTTCCGCTGGAGCGAACGCGACCTGAAACGGCCCACGCGTACGTCGCTGCGGCCGGACGGCAACGCGGCCCTGCCTCCCGGGGTGGACACCGTCCTCTCCGTTCTCAGCTCCTCCGCCGTCGTCCTCGACGAGAGCGACGGCGTGGTGAAGGCCAGCTCGGCGGCGTACGCCCTGGGCCTGGTCCGAGGCGGACGGCTGGCCGTCGAACCCATGCTCAACATGGCCAGGGACACCCGGCGGGACGGAGAGATACGACAGGGCGAGCTGGACCTGCCCCGGCGCGGCACGGGCCGGGGGGACACCCTCGCGGTCTCCGCCCGGGTCGCCCCGCTGGGCTCGCGGCTGGTGCTGCTGCTGGTCGAGGACCTCACCGAGGCCCGCCGGATAGAAGCGGTACGCCGCGACTTCGTCGCCAACGTCAGCCACGAGCTGAAGACGCCGACCGGAGCGCTCTCCCTGCTCTCCGAAGCGGTCATGGACGCCTCCGACGACCCGGAGGCGGTGGAGCGGTTCGCCGGGCGGATGCAGATCGAGGCGACCCGGCTGACCAACCTCGTCCAGGAGCTCATCGACCTCTCCCGGGTGCAGAACGACGACCCGCTGGAGGACGCCGAGCCGGTCAAGGTGGAGACGCTGGTCGCCGAGGCGATCGACCGCTGCCGCCAGCAGGCCGGCTCCAAGCAGATCACCATGGCCTCCGCGGGCGCCGAGGGCCTCACGGTCTGGGGCAACCGCGGCCAGCTCGTCGGCGCGCTCGGCAATCTCGTCGAGAACGCCGTCAACTACAGCCCCGCCCACACCCGCGTCGGCATCGCCGCACGCCGCATGGCCTCACCGGGCGGGGACCTCATCGAGATAGCCGTCACCGACCAGGGGATCGGCATCTCCGAGAAGGACCGCGAGCGGGTCTTCGAGCGGTTCTACCGCGTCGACCCGGCCCGCTCACGGGCCACCGGTGGCACCGGTCTCGGCCTCGCCATCGTCAAACACGTGGCCGCCTCGCACGGCGGGGAGGTCACGGTCTGGAGCTCCGAGGGACAGGGCTCCACCTTCACCCTCCGGCTCCCCGAATCGGGCGCCGTGAGGGAGCGCACCACCGGCGGACCGCTTATCGTCAACGGCGACGACAAGGGGCCGTACGAGACCGACACCTTTGACCCCTTCCCTGCCCCGGAGGCTCTTCCGTGA
- the phoU gene encoding phosphate signaling complex protein PhoU produces the protein MRDAYHEELDSIGEGLVEMARLVGSAIGRATTSMLDADLALAETVIAGDQKVDDLQHDLEARAIALLARQQPVATDLRIVVTSLRMSADLERSGDLAQHVAKLARLRFPQTAVPNDLHATILEMGQLAQRLMAKAAEVIITKDVDLALQLEQDDDEMDLLHRTLFQHLMDDRWKHGIETAVDVTLLGRYYERFADHAVSVAKRVVYLVTGEHADEIQAAAPVEGA, from the coding sequence ATGCGCGACGCTTACCACGAGGAACTCGATTCGATCGGAGAAGGCCTGGTCGAGATGGCCCGGCTGGTCGGCTCGGCGATCGGGCGGGCGACCACGTCCATGCTCGACGCCGACCTGGCTCTGGCGGAGACCGTGATCGCCGGCGACCAGAAGGTCGACGACCTCCAGCACGACCTGGAGGCCCGCGCCATCGCGCTCCTCGCCCGCCAGCAGCCGGTGGCGACCGACCTGCGGATCGTGGTGACCTCGCTGCGGATGAGCGCCGACCTGGAGCGCTCGGGCGACCTCGCCCAGCACGTGGCGAAGCTGGCCCGGCTGCGCTTCCCGCAGACGGCGGTCCCGAACGACCTGCACGCCACCATTCTGGAGATGGGCCAGCTCGCCCAGCGCCTGATGGCCAAGGCGGCCGAGGTCATCATCACCAAGGACGTCGATCTGGCGCTCCAGCTGGAGCAGGACGACGACGAGATGGACCTGCTGCACCGCACGCTGTTCCAGCACCTGATGGACGACCGCTGGAAGCACGGCATCGAGACGGCCGTCGACGTGACGCTGCTGGGCCGCTACTACGAGCGCTTCGCCGACCACGCGGTGTCGGTCGCCAAGCGCGTGGTCTACCTGGTGACGGGCGAGCACGCGGACGAGATCCAGGCGGCGGCCCCGGTCGAGGGCGCGTAA